A genomic stretch from Aedes albopictus strain Foshan chromosome 2, AalbF5, whole genome shotgun sequence includes:
- the LOC109398045 gene encoding acetyl-coenzyme A transporter 1: MSVRKRQERPDQVQLLASQVQAQQAGHDDDKHEASDLRGDWGNIAILFFLYLLQGIPIGLAAAIPMLLQNRGASYKQQAEFSFAHWPFSMKLLWAPIVDSLYWNRFGRRKSWLIPTQYLIGIFMLILSTHVNRWLGSGGSEDGLADHVAPNVPILTGIFFALNFLAATQDIAVDGWALTMLKRCNVGHASTCNSVGQTAGYFLGYVAFMALESAEFCNSYLRSEPSTEGLVTLPGFLWFWGLVFLGTTTLVALFKREYLPSIERGHDEHLELDIKQTYSLLFDIIKMKPILILTAILLTVKIGFSACDAVSSLKLIDAGVPKDKLALLVVPLVPLQIVLPLVISKYTTGPRPMEVYLKAIPYRIGLTVVACAVVWITPALIQNHHVPYYYYMILLVNYGLYQIALYSMFVAVMAFFARVSDPAVGGTYMTLLNTLSNLGGNWPTTVVLWMVDVLTWKRCSNATDNTCSDSVEQETCTNGGGKCDIEIDGYYIEIAVCLVYGILWYQWGKHKIRYLQSLPQSAWRVVQRQRAHSS; the protein is encoded by the exons ATGAGTGTCCGAAAGCGACAGGAGCGGCCCGATCAGGTACAGCTGCTGGCATCCCAGGTTCAGGCTCAGCAAGCCGGTCACGATGATGACAAACACGAAGCCAGTGACCTCCGCGGTGACTGGGGCAACATTGCCATCTTGTTCTTCTTGTACCTGCTTCAGGGTATCCCGATCGGGTTGGCCGCGGCAATTCCGATGTTATTGCAAAATCGCGGTGCCAGTTACAAACAGCAG GCCGAATTTAGCTTCGCCCATTGGCCGTTCAGTATGAAGCTGCTGTGGGCACCGATAGTCGATTCGCTGTACTGGAATCGTTTCGGGCGGCGCAAATCCTGGCTCATTCCTACACAGTATCTAATCGGCATATTTATGTTGATTCTTTCCACTCACGTCAACCGGTGGCTGGGAAGTGGCGGCTCAGAGGACGGTTTAGCAGACCACGTGGCCCCGAATGTacccatactgacggggatattCTTTGCGTTGAATTTTCTGGCTGCCACACAGGATATTGCCGTCGATGGATGGGCTTTGACGATGCTGAAGCGGTGCAACGTTGGTCATGCCTCGACGTGCAACAGCGTTGGGCAAACGGCAGGATACTTTCTGGGCTATGTGGCCTTTATGGCGTTGGAATCGGCGGAATTTTGCAACAGCTATTTGCGTTCGGAACCGTCTACAGAAGGTTTGGTCACGTTACCTGGATTCCTTTGGTTCTGGGGATTGGTGTTTTTGGGCACAACCACGCTGGTAGCACTCTTCAAGCGGGAATACCTTCCGAGCATTGAACGGGGTCATGATGAGCATTTGGAATTGGATATTAAACAGACATACAGTTTACTGTTCGACATCATCAAAATGAAACCGATTTTGATTTTGACTGCGATTTTACTGACTGTTAAAATTGGATTCTCTGCATGTGATGCTGTTAGTTCACTGAAGCTGATCGATGCTGGCGTACCGAAGGATAAATTGGCATTGTTGGTAGTACCATTGGTCCCTCTTCAAATAGTTCTCCCACTAGTCATCAGTAAGTACACCACTGGGCCGCGGCCTATGGAGGTATACCTGAAAGCTATCCCGTACCGAATCGGTCTGACGGTGGTGGCATGTGCAGTGGTATGGATCACACCGGCGCTCATTCAGAATCATCATGTTCCTTATTACTACTACATGATACTGCTGGTCAATTACGGACTTTACCAGATCGCTCTCTACAGTATGTTTGTGGCGGTGATGGCCTTTTTCGCGCGAGTTAGCGATCCTGCCGTTGGGGGTACATATATGACACTCCTGAACACGCTTAGCAATCTCGGAGGAAATTGGCCAACAACGGTCGTTCTGTGGATGGTGGATGTGCTCACTTGGAAACGGTGTTCCAATGCGACTGATAACACGTGCTCTGATTCCGTTGAACAAGAG ACATGCACCAATGGCGGCGGAAAGTGCGATATTGAAATCGATGGGTATTACATAGAAATAGCAGTGTGTCTGGTGTACGGCATCCTGTGGTACCAATGGGGAAAGCACAAAATCCGATACCTTCAGAGTCTACCGCAGAGTGCTTGGCGCGTTGTACAACGGCAACGGGCGCACTCGAGTTAG